The DNA sequence acaacgctccgacagtgagcattctgaacttcctcgtggcaacgaatctgttgaacacgcgaagatccagaataggtctcttttcccctgacttcttggaaaccaggaagtagcgggaataaaaccctaggtgagactcgtgggggggaacgacagtgatggccagctgctgctgctgctgcggcaccggggctggagtcggaggcggtcCCCTGGAACGTTGGGACCCGCCTGGACCCCGCTTCCCcccggcctgctggtgggaggagcctgtgagaatcgccccgaaccgggaacgattctcacggacagactgctggtgcgcgagaacctcagagaaccggggaccaaatagtGGACCCTGGACCAGGCTGGCCCGCTCCCGTTCCGGccccgcagtgtgggagagccatatgattCGCTGAATCATAGTCGCCCACGCCATatggccggccgaaacggctatcggctggcatagctggaggatggcgctggaaaagccggaaaccgccagccatcttgcGGCTGCCtacgggccgtaggcctcccggtcagccgacaaggagaccatggcggaggagagcagggcgatgttgttgaccgccgccgcagaTTGAGGtacaaacgaacaccctgtccgttaggccgacaatctgcttctggaggcggtcggggggcagcgtcttttcgttagggcgccatcccgcgcccggacagagaagcgctgccaggggaggctccaggcgagggatccccttcgcctgagtatcggcccacccttccacgttggtgaaatccgtgtTGGACTTCACCGGGGCCTTCAgggtagaagggtccccaccggcagcactaaaaaagtgctgcacaggtgggaacaaggggcactgggtaacccgtCGGGAAGacgatggggtgcgaaagcactcgccctgcatatcgtgcccacgctgataggtgcatagtttgaattttcagcgcgtgcgagcgcgcgcacgggacaagcccataaggcgaagcctagacggcgtagcctacatgaaatagaacataattacagatccttctctgttcagtaatactaagagctgtcaagcgattaaaatatttaatcgtgattaatcgcattaatgtcatagttaactcgcgattaatcgcaaattatttttctatgctaaatatcccttgatttttttgtcccataattcttctcattttaattttcttatcaacatggtgaattgcatcggcttgccttgtgcaaatgattttttattgataacaacattggcatatactgatcaaaacaggacgatacaaaaaaagagcctatagtgcaattaaacgactgctttgaacaaatttcatttgaacatagcagtcaggctactgcttctttgttttgagccaaaaaaaatgaataaaaattaacggcgttaaatttggtttgcgttaacgccgttaataacgcgtttaactgacagctctagtaatactatctgtacatcaTTAGTGtgggttagtgtggacggggcctcagtgtgggttgaataGGAAATTTACGGAACACCAAAGATTTGGGAATGGTAAACAGGCAGTTAATTAGTACAATTGTAAACCAACTGTTATTACAAGTGTAGTTAAATTCAAATAATTAGAACcgcagatttgggaattgtaaacaggctttCACTTACTGCAATCGTAGCAAGCAGTCACTTACTGCAAGTGTAATTTAATGTTAAGTAAGTggaactaaaaacaaaaatcaagTTTCAAAAtcaagtttaaaaaaaatgtgcgTTAATGCACCAATTTGTATTAATTAATTGCTAATTATTACATTACTAAACAATTAACTGAGTCAACGTCCCTCCTTTAAGCGAACTACATCCTTAACACTTCACCAACTGGTTTGTTAGGGAAGGTTTGAATGTTCCTTCTCATTAAACATGGAGGTCTACCATTACCTTTGCTATTCAAGTATAATTTGTCATACTTTTTTGTTTACTTAGGGTTACTCCCTCAATCACTCCTCTCTCGCCTTCAGCTGGTCCAGAACTCAGCAGCAAGGCTGCTGAGTGGGATCATATTAGAAAGTGGGATCATATTACCCCCATCCTAGCATCCCTCCACTGATTGCCCATTCACCATGGCCTGGCCCAACCCTACACTACAGAGCTCATCAACCACTATTCAGCTCCCAGGTCCCTTAGATCATGTAGCACTGGTCTCCTGCATGGTCAACGCACTACATTAAAACAGAGGTGACAGTGCTTTTGCTGTGGCTGCGCCCCGCCTTTGGAACGAACTGCCGCCTTCCATCAGAGACGCTCTTTCCGTCACTAGTTTTAAATCTATGCTCAAAACACACCTCTTCTCCCTgccctttcctccccttttatgacatgttatttttatgttttcatgtactatccttttttaaataaactttaGGTATATAAAGGTGTCGGTGTtcttttatatgcttttttttatcACTATGTACCCAATTTGGACAGTGAAAACTGTATTTAAATGTGCCTTAAAAATAAATTGTACTTACTTACCTTATATGCAACACTTTGCTTGACGTGCAGAGCATACAGTTCAAGTGGTGGGATATGGGGGAATGAATTATCTAAACCTGGCTGAAAGCCACCACATGAGTGTATGATTAGGTTGCTAGGTAGGCTGGTACATGCTGTGAGGACCGACTTGTCTTGGTCCCGATGCAAGTCCCTCTGAGCCATCATAAACGGCGGTAAAACATAGATGAGGTGAATTTAGTTTTACCAGTTTATGGTAGGAAAAACTAAATAGATTGCTCAAGCGGTCAAAATCTTTTCAAAAATTCTTCTCAGCATCCCTACAAGAAGAAATGGTTTTGTCCTAACCTTCACAAGCTGGAGGATCGGACCATCGTCCATCGCTGAGGCAGTCCACAGTCGCAACACCCACCAGCACGTAGCCGGTGCTGCATGAGTACGTTACCACCTTCCCCCTCTCTTGAGCTTTACCATTCAGTATTTGCGGTGTAACTCCACATTGATTTTCTTTAAGGGAACAGAGATATGACTGTGTTATGAATATGTTGGGTGGTTATTTCATTTGAATGGTAAATGTTTCATTGGGCTACATTGTGGGCCCTTATTAATGCAATATAGCTGAAGCGATACTGTCCTAGGCCTAGCTTAAAATGGTTTTGTATATTTAAATTAGCTGTCGTAGGCCAATTTGTTATATCTATAAATGATATTCCtctgtatatctatatctcttATTTGCATAGCTGGTCTAATTTAAACCAACTCATGTCATTTTCTTGTTTCTACTTATATTACAAAATGGTGATTCCTGTTGATGATCCTCGATTTACCTTTACAGATGGGGTGTGGGGTCCACATTCCATCGGAACAAACTTGTTGAGGATGTTCAGAGTGATATCCTTCTTGGCAATTTATCGAGATTATGTCCCCAGCCACATAGTCTGCTCTCTTGTCCTGGATTTCACCGTGGGTGATTATCAGAGAAATGCAATGATCTTTTGCTGAAAATGAAGCAGGAAATTTATTCTCACATTCCACTGGTGCACAAAATATTTGGGACCATCAATGTTTAGAATCCAGAGGGTCCTAAACATCTCAATGGCTACGGGTCCATTCCAGACATATCTGATAGGAGGTGGAATTTTTGGAAGCTTCCAAAAATTGCCATACCTATACACTTAGGCACAGTGCTCCATGTGCCAGCCGTACATGTAGTTGCCACCCACCACTCCTCCTGATCAGGTTTAAATTCAGTATCACAAGCATAAAACAGAACCTCATTCTCTGCATATGCTTTTGTGTCAGGGAGAAAATAGCCATGATCCAATGTGGGAGCTGGGCACCTTAAGGCTAAAACAAAttagacaaacacagagacataaCATTACttgttacatttattttgtaatattaAAAAGGAAAACAGTAACTCTACAATGACTTATGAAATCAAACAGTCCTACCATTTACGCCCATAGGAAcccaaatcagaaaaacaacagcaaaatCTCTGAAGCTCATTTTGGTTTCCATTCAGTGCTCAAAATGCAGATTTGGTTTAGCCCAGGGATTATTATAGAAGCATAGCAGTTAATCATTGCTAAACTGGTAAACAGAAAGATGGCCGTAAACCCTGACATAGCAGCCCAGAGGAGAAGCCAGGCCCTGGCTTCAGAGATACCTGTCTAACTGCTGCTTGCAGGTGTGGGGCTGAGGTAGCTTCCCTTCATAAAACATCAAGGGGAGAACAAATGTGAGCTTGGGAAGCCACATGGGAAGAGCAGTTGGTGACAGGAAGAGAAGcaatattaatgttattaaaaacacatatacacacgcgaCAAGACATTTGCCAACTAAACATGAGTTTACGACAACTGTTGTGAAACCAGTGTGCAAAGGTTTAACCAAACTGTTTAACCAAGCAAGTAAACAGTGCCTGCAAAACAAATGAGTTGGGAGAGGCAGCCTGgacatgaataaatatttgCCTTTTGGGGTTTAACTGCCAACCAAACCTTTCTTGGTTTGATTTCCAATGTCTGAAATGTCTCCTATACAGCAGGATCCctccctaacctccacctcctcactacTGGCCTCCTTCCCTCGAGATCGCTCAGACAGAAGCGTCTAAAGGACTGAATCGTAAATGGTATATGACATTCAAATGAAAATGAACCCTACGGAAGTAAGGCGGTCTCCGCCTGGCCCTGAACTCACAGAGAGGTACAAGATCACAGCAAATAACCCCTATCCTCTGCCTTTGATGGCTACTGCGTTAAAGGCACACATCACCAAACCTGACCTAAGCAGGACCGTAGAAGATAGTAGGAGACCGCCTCAAACATCTACCATCCCCGCCAATTTGGACCCCTAGCAGTTTGCATACCGAGGTAACAGATCCACGAGGATGCTATGTCTTCTTCTCTTCATCAAGCCCTCACCAACCTGGACACCAAAAACTCATCCGTAGACTTTAGTTCAGcattcaacaccatcatccctcAGCAGCTGGTTAGTAAACTGGACCAGCTGGGGCTCAGCAATTCCCTGTGGAACTGGCTGCTGTCCTCCTCAGCGAGAGGCTTCAGGCAGTGCGGGTCGGCAGCAACACATCCAGAACCACCGTTCTGGGCACGGGGGCCCCCCAAGGCTGTGTGCTCAGCCCCCTGCTCTTCACGCTGCTGACCCACGACTGCGCTCCGTCCTTCAGCGGAAAACCACATTGGGAACTTTGCGAACGACACAACTGTGGTTAGTCTCATCTCCAACAACGATGAGACAAAGTACAGGAAGGAAGTTAGCCAACTGGCCACGTAGTGTAGAGATAACAACCTCTACCTGAACGTCGAGAAGACCAAAGAGGTTGTAATCCATTTCCAGGGGGAGGGTCCCCGCTGCTGAACCCCAACTGACCATCGATGGTGCTGCTGTGGAGAGAGTGAGCAGCCCCAAGTCATCATTGGCCAAAAAGTCCCATCGGCGCCTCTACTTCCTCCGCAAGCTGTAGAGAGAAAGAGCCCCCCAATTCATCATGTGCTCCTTCCACAGAGTCACCATCGAGAGCATCCTGACCAGCTGGATCACTGTGCGGTATGGGAGCTGCACTACATCCAATTATTTGATTCCAACAAATAGTCTCCAACTGGAGACTATTTGATTATTTCAATAGGCCAAGTCACTGAAAACATATTAGATTGAAGTTCTTTGGGTGGCAGCTAGGGAGGAAAATCCACCAAGGCCATTGAGAGACAGAATGGATCAGCTTATACTCCCTGATCACATGTTAGACAGTATAGGCTCCCTAGGcctgcaattatttatttagcgATATGCTGTCAGAAGACCTGAAAAGGAAAACAAGGTGATCGGCATCACTTCCAGTGGTAACACAAATTATGGCCGCCCTGAGATTTTTTTGCCTCTGGGTCTTTTCAAATGATGGTAGGGGCTACCCTGGGTGTGAGCCAATCCTCCGTTAGCCGAGTGGTCAGAGATGTTGCAAATGCACTCTGTAGAAGAGCACAGCAGTTCATCAGGTTTCCAGCAACAGACGCAGAATGCATcagaaccaaactttttttttgaaATAACAGGGTTCCCTAACGTATAGGGCGCAGTTAACGGGACACATATTGCAATCAAAGTATGATAAATGTACAAAAATCCTATTTTTGTATTCTTGTTATTTTggatccattattattattattgttattgtttctaAAAATATTGACTTGAATCTATATTGTGGCGACCCGGCCCCAGGAATGTCTCTCACATCAGAAATACCACACTCCAAGATGCGTTCAAAGCCCGGTGGGACGTTTATTCATTAATAAGAAAAGTAAACTGCGTGGTCGGTACCCAATgcaggaaaaacaaaaatcatacaAGTGACTCTGTGAGCCACGCTGGCGTCCAGGGAATTGTCTGGTGCGTGCCTTCTCGGCGCACGTCGTCCTGGGGTGCGCCGCCGGGGAAATCCGTTAGATCCAGCAGTCTGCTTGGCCGTATCGGGTGCTGGGGTTACTCTCGTCCACTCTGTCTCCTGGTTCCCCTCTCTGGGAAAACAAACAGCTTTTTAAAGGGTGCCTCACCCTCCGTCGCAGGTGTTCTCCATTCTGTTGATTGGCGTTACGCAATGGATGCTCTTTGGCTCCGGCTGGTGGATATCGGCGATAtacgccctccaccacctctcccttgGGCCGCCTGGCCTGAGGGTTTGgcgccgggttgccacactcctccaccgccGGTTGAAGCCTCGGTCGTCTCTGAGTGCCCAGAGACAGGCATCTCGGCGGGATAGAGCGTCAgcgttggtgtgttctctgccCGGTCTGTGGTCCACCTGGAATCTGAAGTCCTGGAAGGCCAGGAACCACCTCGTTACCCGGGCGTTGGAGTCCTTCGCGGTGGCCATCCATTTGAGTGGCGCATGGTCGGTGACGAGCGTGAACTCCCGGCCCAGGAGATAGTACCTCAGCTTGTCCAGCGCCCacttgatggccagggcctctTTCTCCACAGTTGAGTAGTTCTTCTCGTTGGGGAGGAGCTTTCTGCTGACGTACATCACTGGGTGTTCCTCTCCCCCCTGGACCTGGGAGAGTACCGCTCCCAATCCCACTTCCGATGCGTCGGTGTGGACTAACAGGGGCAGAGAGAAGTTAGGGGTTAGTAGGACTGGCTCCGAGCAGAGGGCTCGTCTGAGGTCTCCGAAGGCTCTCTCGGCCGCGTCTGACCACGTTACCCGGTCTGGTAGGGCCTTCCGGGTCAGATCATTTAGGGGGATGGCGAGGGTCGCAAAGCCGGGGATAAACCTCTGATAGTACCTGAGAAGTTGTCCGTGGTTTTTGCTGTTTTGTACTTTCTCCCCAACTTGAAAGAGGAACTGACATCTATTGGAGGTTTTGGGAAAACTGGATTCTACCCAAAATGTAATGACTTTAGTCCCAGGCAGTAGCTAcgttttcacttttctttcctttttattttcagttaaacAGTAGCTCGCTATTTTCTCTTGCCATTAACCTTTAGGTAAAAAACCTTTAAAGATAAACAGAAACATAGAAAACACACATGAATATCAGCAATCCACACAACAATAAACCGACACCAACATGTGCAAAATAATTGACTTTCTCAGATATAAATTCTTGTACAAAATATACTGGAATTTTAAACTTAAAAAGTACACAAACAATGCAGAAATTACATTTTCCAATTGTGGAACATTCAATAATAAAGTATTAAATGCATAAACCATCACTTATACAAAACGGCTACTGCAGCCTCACCATCACCTTATTTCTAACAAGTGACAACTTAGTTTACAGTTCACGGTATAGGCAGACAACATTAGCATCCCCACTTGCAACGAATGCTGCGGTTAGAAGCTATTAATAGCACAAACAACGTTACCGGAGCAGCGGCAGACTTTGATGGAAAAGACCGGAAGTAGGCTACATTCTCTTACCGGCTGCCTCTCCAGATTTCAAAGATGTTCAGTATGTACAATACAAGAGTTTTTATTACACGCGTTTGCTGTGGTTTTCTAACAgtcctcttgttctctctcgtgCCTCCTTGAAGCTCAATT is a window from the Gadus chalcogrammus isolate NIFS_2021 chromosome 8, NIFS_Gcha_1.0, whole genome shotgun sequence genome containing:
- the LOC130387431 gene encoding complement factor H-like, whose translation is METKMSFRDFAVVFLIWVPMGVNALRCPAPTLDHGYFLPDTKAYAENEVLFYACDTEFKPDQEEWWVATTCTAGTWSTVPKCIAKDHCISLIITHGEIQDKRADYVAGDIISINCQEGYHSEHPQQVCSDGMWTPHPICKENQCGVTPQILNGKAQERGKVVTYSCSTGYVLVGVATVDCLSDGRWSDPPACEARGGGRVETTTLPRKEEAPIERCGAIPVVQNAEQEIFAWNVLYRCNRSYRMRTSHSRIYCYTDGLWTTPLPECTWWW